The DNA window GTGTTCGTCGCCACGATCACGGCCTTCGCACGCACGTGCAGCCCGTCCCGCGTCCACACGGTGGGGGACTCGCCTCCGTCGACGTGGGTCACCGGCGTCCCCTCGAACACCCGCCCTCCATCGCGCAGCACCGCCGCCACGAGCCCCGCCAGGTAGCGGAGCGGGTGAAACATCCCCTGCTGGGGGAACCGCAGGCAAGGTCCCGTATCGAATGCCGCGAGCGGCGCCCGCTCCAGCCGCTCCACCCCGGGGAACCCCAGCCGCGTCGCCGCCTCCAGCTCCCGATCGAGCAGGTCCGGCGCCTGCCCTGCGCCCAGGAAGAGGTAGCCGTCCACCCGCGCGAACTCGCACTCGATCCCTTCACCTCGGGTGATCGCCTCGATCGTATCGATCGCCGACGCGTGGCTCTCGTAGGCGAGCTGAGCCCCCTCGTGGCCGAACAGCCGGATGAGCTGCTCGAACCCCTCGTCCATCGCGCTCGCCAGGTGCGCGGTCGTCTGCGCCGTCTCCCCGCCACCGATCGGCCCTCGATCCAGCACCACCACGCTCACGCCGCTGCGCTGGAGCAGATAGGCTGCGGTGAGTCCCGCGATCCCGGCCCCCACGATGCATACGTCCGCTGTCGTACTCTCTTCCAGAGAGGGTGCCGTGATGGGCATCACTTCTTCTTTCCAGACTGACACCGTTCGCTCTGACGCCTCCATAGCGGGGACTCCTCTCTCCAGCCTGTCTGCCGGTCGCACACCCGACCGACCTCTCCAGCGCAAGAAGCAGGATCAGGGCCTCCCCCGATGCACCGTGGACATGGCAGGTCGTGCACGCCTCGTGCATGCCCCGCTCGGTTCGAGCGTGCTCATCGCGCGCGCTCGACCGTCGTCCAGCCCCTGAGCACGCCGCTCTCCTCCCCGGGGGATGCCGGCGCCCCGCCTTGACCACCCTTTGTGCCTCGACGACACTCGGCCCCCATGCGCGACCGGACGCCCTCTCTCGTCGACGCGTCCTCGCTGCTCTCGATCCTGGAGGTCTCCCGTCGCCTCGCGGTCCAGCACGAGCTCGACGACGTCCTCGAGCTCATCCTTCACACGGGGCGCGAGGTCCTCGGCGCCGAGCGCGGCACGGTGTTCCTCTACGACACGGCCCGACGGGAGCTTTACGCGCGCGTCGCCACGGGGGGCACCGCGATCCGCTTCCCCGCCGATCGCGGCATCGCCGGCGAATGTGTGCGTTCTCGCAAGACCGTCGTCGTCAATGACTGCTACGCCGATCCGCGCTTCAACCCGGAAGTCGACCGGCAGACCGGCTTCCGCACCCGCTGCCTCATCGCCGTGCCGCTCGTCGGCATCGATCAGGAGCTGGTCGGCGTTCTCCAGATGCTGAACACGAGCGGCGACCAGTTCACCTGGGACGACCAGACGGTCGCCGAACTCCTCGCGGCCCAGGCCGCGGTGGCCATCCAGCGCACGCTCCTTCTCGAGGAGCGCCTGATCAAGCTGAAGCTGCAGCACGACATGGCCATCGCGCGCGACATCCAGCAGAACGTCCTCGTCCGCCGCCTGCCCCCCTGCCCTGGCTACACCCTCTCGGCCTACAACCAGCCTGCCGACGCCACGGGCGGCGACATCTACGACATCATCCCGCTGGATCAGCACGCCGAGGCCTCCCCCCTGCTGCTCCTCGTGGCCGACGCCACCGGCCACGGGATCGGCCCGGCGCTGAACATCACCCAGCTCCGCGCCATGCTCCGGCTCGGGCTCCGCCTCTCCGCCGACCTCCCCTTGCTGCTCAACCACATCAACCAGCAGCTCGTGCAGGACCTCCCGGGCGACCGCTTCATCACCGCTTTCCTCGGCGTCCTCGACCCGATCCAGCACCAGGTCCGGTTCCACGCCGCCGGCCAGGGCCCCGTCCTCCACTACCGGGCCACCACGGGCGAGATCGTCTGGCGAGAGACCTCCACCACGCCCCTCGGCATGTTCCCCGAGATCGACGTCGAGCCGCCGCCGCCCATCCACATGGACCCCGGCGACCTGCTCGTCCTGCTCACCGACGGCTTCTACGAGTACCAGAACGCGGCCGGCGAAGAG is part of the Chondromyces crocatus genome and encodes:
- a CDS encoding PP2C family protein-serine/threonine phosphatase, coding for MRDRTPSLVDASSLLSILEVSRRLAVQHELDDVLELILHTGREVLGAERGTVFLYDTARRELYARVATGGTAIRFPADRGIAGECVRSRKTVVVNDCYADPRFNPEVDRQTGFRTRCLIAVPLVGIDQELVGVLQMLNTSGDQFTWDDQTVAELLAAQAAVAIQRTLLLEERLIKLKLQHDMAIARDIQQNVLVRRLPPCPGYTLSAYNQPADATGGDIYDIIPLDQHAEASPLLLLVADATGHGIGPALNITQLRAMLRLGLRLSADLPLLLNHINQQLVQDLPGDRFITAFLGVLDPIQHQVRFHAAGQGPVLHYRATTGEIVWRETSTTPLGMFPEIDVEPPPPIHMDPGDLLVLLTDGFYEYQNAAGEELGPERVGELIARIHENPVDQILATLLSMLREFAGSSRQNDDLTALLVKREV